The sequence ATTAGTTAGGCCCCCCTCTATGAGGAACTCATCATAGCCATAGGAGAGTCCATTTATCGATGCAAATTGTGAATTAAACGCATTAATTATGACAAAGCTATTATTCGTTACTTCCCCAAGCTCGCCATACGTATAATTCCCTGAGGATATATAGCCGCCTATCATGAATTCGCCGCCACCATAAGCTACCGCAGTTACGGCAAACATGTTGCTCGGCAGCATAGATGAATAATCTCTAAATGTTCCATCATAGTATGCGCCTAGGGCTCCCGCATTACTTGTTGATCCGCCTATCATGAATTCGCCGCCACCATAAGCTGCCGAGTATAATGATGTGTAATCACTTGGTAACTTAATTTGATGAAATGATCCATTATATATTGCAGCAAATGCCGTTCCACTGCTTGTTCCCACTATCATGAATTGATTATTTCCATATGCAACCCCATATAATGATCCTTGGCTAATTCCCAATGATCCGCTGAGGTCAGCTATGCTGCCTGTCGATGGATTGAAGATTCCTATAAATGGCTTTCCATTACTGCTTGTTCCCACTATCATGAATTGATTATTTCCATATGCAACCCCATATAATTCGCTTTGTAGGGTAATGCTTTTTAACAAGGTTAATTGACCATCATTAACGGTAAATACGTTTATCACTCCAGAACCTGATTGTGTATAACCAACTGCCACTACATAATTGCCGCCAGCCGCGACACTTACTAATTCCTNATTATTTAGTTCTAGTCCAAAAACCACGGAACTAATGCCCAATAGTATTATGATGGCTAATATAGTAATTATCCTCATATATCAGCCAAATAACTGGGCAAAGGATTAATTAATTTTTCGTAATTATAGGATATAAGAACAAAACGAAAAATATTCCCAAGTATTAGTTCCCATTAAATTGGGATTGAACATAGGCATCTACTTCTTTGTCATCAAATTTATAAAACCCAAATCGGTGGCTGTTTTCGTGCCTAATCCAACAGGTCCAAGCAATGTGGAGCTACGGCTGCTTATTAGGTTTCTTAGAAAGGCATCTGCTCAGACCGGTGCCGCCATATGGAGATATGTTGCCGATATATTGGAGAAGCCAAGGAGGAGCAGGGTATCGGTTAATTTAAGTAAAATAGACAGGTATGCCGCAGATAATGATGTGGTGATTGTTCCCGGCAAGGTATTGGGTAGCGGCGAGTTACGGAAGCGGGTCACCATTGCTGCATTTAAGTTTTCAAAGGATGCGGCAAGCAAGATAAAGATGGTGGGCGGTGATGCCATAAACATCTCAGAGCTAGTTAAGAAGAATCCAAAAGGCACTGGGGCCAAGATAATAACTTGAGGTGAATGATAGATGTCGATGCAAGTTATCTCAAAGGGGGTTACTCCGCAAGAAAATGAAATAGTGATAGATGCCACTAATCACGTAATGGGTAGGTTAGCCAGCACTATTGCTTCGTTGGCGTTAAAGGGTAAGCGGGTCA is a genomic window of Thermocladium sp. ECH_B containing:
- a CDS encoding 50S ribosomal protein L18e, whose translation is MPNPTGPSNVELRLLIRFLRKASAQTGAAIWRYVADILEKPRRSRVSVNLSKIDRYAADNDVVIVPGKVLGSGELRKRVTIAAFKFSKDAASKIKMVGGDAINISELVKKNPKGTGAKIIT